The following are encoded in a window of Callithrix jacchus isolate 240 chromosome 9, calJac240_pri, whole genome shotgun sequence genomic DNA:
- the CLEC1B gene encoding C-type lectin domain family 1 member B isoform X1, with the protein MQDEDGYITLNIKTRKPSLISVGHASSSWWRVMALILLILCVGMVIGLVALGIWSAVQQNYLQDENENLSAALQQLAKRFCQYVIKQAEQKGTSKDHKCSPCDTNWRYYGGSCYGFFKHNLTWEESKQYCIDMNSTLLKIDNQNVQEYIKARTRLIRWVGLSRQKSDEVWKWEDGSVLSQNMFELLEDGKENMNCAYFHNGKMHPTFCENKHYLMCERKAGKANVDQLP; encoded by the exons ATGCAGGATGAAGATGGATACATCACCTTAAATATTAAAACTCGAAAACCGTCTCTCATCTCTG TTGGCCATGCTTCCTCCTCCTGGTGGCGTGTGATGGCTTTGATTCTGCTGATCCTGTGCGTGGGGATGGTTATCGGGCTGGTGGCTCTGGGGATTTGGT CTGCCGTGCAGCAAAATTACCTACAAGATGAGAATGAAAATCTCTCAGCAGCTCTGCAACAATTAGCAAAGCGCTTCTGCCAATATGTAATAAAACAAGCAGAACAAAAGGGCACTTCCA AAGACCATAAATGCAGCCCCTGTGACACAAACTGGAGATATTACGGAGGTAGCTGCTATGGGTTCTTCAAGCACAACTTGACATGGGAAGAGAGTAAGCAGTACTGCATTGACATGAACTCTACTCTCCTGAAGATTGACAACCAGAATGTTCAG GAATACATCAAAGCCAGGACTCGTTTAATTCGTTGGGTCGGATTATCTCGCCAGAAGTCTGATGAGGTctggaagtgggaggatggctcagTTCTCTCACAAAATAT GTTTGAGCTTTtagaagatggaaaagaaaatatgaattgtGCTTATTTTCATAATGGGAAAATGCACCCTACCTTCTGTGAGAACAAACATTATTTAATGTGTGAGAGGAAGGCTGGCAAGGCCAACGTGGACCAACTACCTTAA
- the CLEC1B gene encoding C-type lectin domain family 1 member B isoform X2: protein MQDEDGYITLNIKTRKPSLISAAVQQNYLQDENENLSAALQQLAKRFCQYVIKQAEQKGTSKDHKCSPCDTNWRYYGGSCYGFFKHNLTWEESKQYCIDMNSTLLKIDNQNVQEYIKARTRLIRWVGLSRQKSDEVWKWEDGSVLSQNMFELLEDGKENMNCAYFHNGKMHPTFCENKHYLMCERKAGKANVDQLP, encoded by the exons ATGCAGGATGAAGATGGATACATCACCTTAAATATTAAAACTCGAAAACCGTCTCTCATCTCTG CTGCCGTGCAGCAAAATTACCTACAAGATGAGAATGAAAATCTCTCAGCAGCTCTGCAACAATTAGCAAAGCGCTTCTGCCAATATGTAATAAAACAAGCAGAACAAAAGGGCACTTCCA AAGACCATAAATGCAGCCCCTGTGACACAAACTGGAGATATTACGGAGGTAGCTGCTATGGGTTCTTCAAGCACAACTTGACATGGGAAGAGAGTAAGCAGTACTGCATTGACATGAACTCTACTCTCCTGAAGATTGACAACCAGAATGTTCAG GAATACATCAAAGCCAGGACTCGTTTAATTCGTTGGGTCGGATTATCTCGCCAGAAGTCTGATGAGGTctggaagtgggaggatggctcagTTCTCTCACAAAATAT GTTTGAGCTTTtagaagatggaaaagaaaatatgaattgtGCTTATTTTCATAATGGGAAAATGCACCCTACCTTCTGTGAGAACAAACATTATTTAATGTGTGAGAGGAAGGCTGGCAAGGCCAACGTGGACCAACTACCTTAA